The following are encoded in a window of Panicum virgatum strain AP13 chromosome 5N, P.virgatum_v5, whole genome shotgun sequence genomic DNA:
- the LOC120676617 gene encoding uncharacterized protein LOC120676617: MTTLSSGVLLKLLDGMKSGAAKPVGEHRTAVLQVTDIVPAELDEKDLFPKHGKFYVKVSDASHSIYVTLPLAQAELVLSNKLHLGQLVHVDRLDPGSPVPVIVGARLLPGRHPLVVGTPDPGAKAKPATPRRGSWGSQQNASIKPTTLNFDAEKTPVKERPVLSMPIKERVGAATPVRERGVAVTPVRERVAASPSLSSASVRKSSSVLPRLLTRSKSFVADRDQHPKIPKIPFPTSSVSCAASRATRRAAKEEVPSSPPSDDELGSSATFSKKRSSTAASVPVPGKLSLLGKDALEQMERAQKAAQEALRNASATANVARIYEIFSKLSEAARPDTPASCFDSFLSFHQEAVQVVTDIEAIQAATSMAAAVASDEQPEDAPPVLQEIAQNRAVMRRRGIGGGGGGGVSKSVSFAPGSLDSRQDDGGGKTGRSSSASRKCLAMDKIGGDGGDEKRSSSSSAPPSATTTTALGSSLKLAKQIQSEAGSWFMDFLEAALETGRLKKSKASATGDGRKQSSSCCPQSLMLRVINWVEMEQSGGDSSGRRPAHPRVAAIARKLRIKAKNP; this comes from the exons ATGACGACACTGTCGTCCGGCGTTCTCCTCAAGCTCCTGGACGGCATGAAGTCCGGCGCCGCCAAGCCCGTGGGCGAGCACCGGACGGCGGTGCTGCAGGTGACGGACATCGTGCCGGCGGAGCTTGACGAGAAGGACTTGTTCCCCAAGCACGGCAAGTTCTACGTCAAGGTCTCCGACGCCTCGCACTCCATCTACGTCACGCTCCCGCTGGCGCAGGCCGAACTCGTCCTCTCCAACAAGCTCCACCTCGGCCAGTTGGTCCACGTCGACCGCCTCGACCCGGGCTCCCCCGTCCCCGTCATCGTCGGCGCCAGGCTGCTCCCGGGCCGCCACCCGCTCGTCGTCGGCACGCCGGACCCGGGCGCCAAAGCCAAGCCCGCCACGCCGCGCAGGGGGTCCTGGGGCTCCCAGCAGAACGCCAGCATCAAGCCCACCACGCTCAACTTCGATGCCGAGAAGACGCCGGTCAAAGAGCGGCCGGTCTTGTCGATGCCGATCAAGGAGCGTGTGGGCGCGGCGACTCCTGTCAGGGAGCGCGGGGTCGCGGTCACGCCTGTTAGGGAGCGCGTCGCGGCGTCGCCGTCCCTGAGCTCTGCATCGGTGAGGAAGAGCAGCAGCGTGCTGCCAAGGCTGCTGACCAGGAGCAAGAGCTTCGTCGCCGACAGGGACCAGCATCCCAAGATCCCCAAGATCCCATTCCCCACG AGCTCAGTGAGCTGCGCAGCCTCGCGGGCGACGAGGAGAGCGGCGAAGGAGGAAGTGccctcctcgcctccctccgatgatgagctcggcagcTCGGCGACTTTTTCCAAGAAGCGATCGTCGACGGCTGCTTCCGTGCCGGTGCCAGGGAAGCTCAGTTTACTTGGGAAG GACGCCCTGGAGCAGATGGAGCGGGCGCAGAAAGCCGCTCAGGAGGCGCTACGCAATGCCTCTGCCACTGCCAACGTGGCTAGGATCTACGA GATCTTCTCTAAACTGAGCGAGGCGGCGAGACCGGACACGCCGGCCTCCTGCTTCGACAGCTTTCTCAGCTTCCACCAGGAGGCCGTGCAGGTCGTCACCGACATCGAGGCGATCCAGGCGGCCACCTCGATGGCCGCGGCCGTGGCGAGCGACGAGCAGCCCGAGGACGCGCCGCCGGTGCTGCAGGAGATAGCCCAGAACAGGGCGGTCATGCGGCGGAGAGGcattggcggcggcggtggaggcggcgtgtCCAAGTCCGTGTCGTTCGCGCCCGGCTCGTTGGATTCCAGgcaggacgacggcggcggcaagacCGGCCGGAGCTCGAGTGCCAGCAGAAAGTGCCTCGCCATGGACAagatcggcggcgacggcggcgacgagaaGAGATCGTCGTCTTCTTCTGCTCCCCcctctgccaccaccaccactgctCTAGGCTCCTCGCTGAAGCTGGCGAAGCAGATACAGTCCGAGGCGGGGAGCTGGTTCATGGACTTCTTGGAGGCCGCACTGGAGACCGGGCGGCTCAAGAAGAGCAAGGCGTCGGCGACGGGGGACGGGCGGAAGcagagcagcagctgctgcccgCAGTCACTGATGCTGCGGGTGATCAACTGGGTGGAGAtggagcagagcggcggcgaCAGCAGCGGCAGGAGGCCCGCTCACCCCAGGGTGGCCGCCATTGCACGGAAGCTCAGAATAAAAGCAAAGAACCCTTGA
- the LOC120674552 gene encoding zinc finger BED domain-containing protein RICESLEEPER 2-like: MDVRWNSTYLMLKHLMPHKDIFSVFINSHYGSELLTRNHWYATEKVMEFLELFYDSTVVLSGVYYPTSPLVLHHILEIASHLHAAERDHNLRTIVAPMKLKFLKYWEDIPLLYSYAFILDPRAKMRGFFNVLELLAESIGCTYSSYYADVKIELYKLFTKYENKFGAARSQRVAQPSAQSGKKKQAWGRIFGGRGGSGSGVVGPPPSSTSCSSSSAVSELSAYLDSDCVTAYDDDFDILLWWRDHKLTYPILSIMARDIMSVPVSTVSSESCFSLTGMILEERRRRLLPENVEMLTCIKDWELGARREQHEAEDTELEEAFKNLFLDDEGAGGGGAVS; encoded by the coding sequence ATGGATGTTAGATGGAATTCCACATACCTGATGCTTAAACATTTGATGCCACACAAGGATATCTTTTCTGTGTTCATTAACTCTCATTATGGTTCAGAATTGTTGACTAGAAATCATTGGTATGCTACTGAAAAGGTAATGGAATTTCTGGAACTCTTCTATGATTCAACTGTTGTTCTATCTGGTGTTTATTATCCCACAAGTCCACTTGTTTTGCATCATATCTTAGAAATTGCTTCTCATTTGCATGCTGCTGAAAGAGATCATAACCTTAGAACTATTGTTGCTCCAATGAAGCTTAAATTTCTTAAATATTGGGAGGACATACCACTGCTTTAttcatatgcattcatactTGATCCTAGAGCTAAGATGAGAGGATTCTTTAATGTGCTGGAATTACTTGCTGAAAGTATTGGATGCACTTACAGTTCATACTATGCTGATGTTAAAATTGAATTGTATAAACTGTTTACAAAATATGAGAACAAGTTTGGTGCAGCTAGATCTCAAAGGGTTGCACAGCCATCAGCTCAATCAGGTAAGAAAAAGCAGGCATGGGGAAGGATCTTTGGAGGCCGTGGTGGTTCTGGTTCAGGTGTTGTTGGTCCTCCTCCCTCTTCCACTTCATGTTCATCTTCCTCTGCTGTTAGTGAGCTCTCTGCTTACTTAGATAGTGATTGTGTCACTGCTTATGATGATGACTTTGACATACTTCTTTGGTGGCGTGACCATAAGCTAACCTATCCAATCCTATCTATAATGGCTAGAGATATCATGTCTGTTCCTGTATCTACTGTCTCTTCCGAGTCTTGTTTCAGTTTAACAGGAATGATCCTTGaagagcggcgacggcgcctcTTGCCAGAGAACGTGGAGATGCTTACCTGCATCAAGGATTGGGAGTTAGGGGCAAGAAGAGAACAGCATGAAGCCGAGGACACAGAGCTGGAGGAAGCATTCAAGAACCTCTTTCTTGATGATGAaggagctggtggtggtggggctgTGAGCTGA